GGTTAGCTTGTTTCGGTTCCACGGCCGCTTGGAGTTCGGGAGCAGCTTTGGTCGTGTTTGGTTCGTagtctaatttttttttttacaaaaagatgaatgtatatatggagtattaaacgaaatttatttgcgaaactTTTTTACGAATATGTGTAATTTTTTGAGACAAATCTAACGAGCCAAGTTTTGCCATGATTgacaacagtaatgctacagtaaccacgctTAATCATTCTCAGACCGTACGGTCAAAAACCTCATTAGTTACaacaactgctacagtaccatatttgtgaagttagtttcgtaattaaactttatttaacACCCCTAATTAATAGTTGAAAAGTTTTCATAGGGGCCATCCGAACACGGCCAAAAGTTCGCGTCGAAATTTCCTTCCGCGTCCGACCGTCGCAGACCGCGAGCGGGCAGGTGACTTGGCCGCCGCGGGTTTCCGCGGCAGGGGACGCCGGGAGGAGATGCCAACTGCGACCACTGACCAACACCGCCGATCAGATCGCGCGATGCGACCGTCTCGTCGGAGTCGTCGAGACGGGGACGCCCGAGGAGGTGCGCCGTCCGTTTCCACGAGCCGCGCGGAGCCACGCGCAGGTGGACTGGCCGCAGCCCGCAGGTGCAAGCCTTCCGATCTAAGCAAGGTAACGCCGTCGGATGCCACCGCTGTTCCAGTTCTGCTGCCCTCTCGCGTCAAATTTGCTCGCTGTCTAGGTGAcaccagggttcaccaaaccggggGAACCGGTCTGGTTTAACCGGTTACGGGTGAAACCATttcggaccggttccggtttcggctGGTGCCCAATCGGCCAAAatccaaaatttaaatttaaattcaaaaaatgaaaaattctcaaaaaattcctaaaaatacttcaagttgcgatgaatctaatggtatcaaattttctcaaaaattcgttcatttagtatagtttgcggggatttaaaattaaatcaaaaaagaaaaagaaaaaaaatgggccggcccaataaggcccaccagtcaaaccggtcaaaccgaccggtaaaccggttgcatgggagcttttgaatttgaatttgaattcaaaccggtcaaactgaccggtaaaccggtaaaaccggccggtaaaccattcaaaaccggccggtaaaccggtcggaaccggttgcacaggagcttttgaatttatttgaatttggatttgaattcaaccggtttccaccggttaccgatccaaccggtccggtaaaccggaactgGTGGCCGGCAGTTTGGGTTAACCGGTCGGAAAAAAAACCCTGGGTGACACACCGTGTTGTTCGGTAGCAGGAGcgcccaccaccagcagcaggaaATTAAAAACTGCAGAGATCAGAGAGCATCGTGCCCCCGTTTGGAACGGAGCAGCGCGTAGCAATACTTCACCATTTCTTTGATTcagtaaggccgtgtttagtgtaaacgcaaaaaaaatttgcgacggaattttgctaatttgaagtaggctcattagattcgtctcgcgatttacagtccatctatgcaattttttttgtaaatagacttcatttagtacttcaaattagtaagattccttcgCAAAATTTTGTGTTTATGGGGgtaggaactaaacagggccttagtacttcaaattaggggccgtttagttcccaaaaattttcacctcccctttgaaacacatgtatgaagcactaaatgtaattaaataataaaactaattacacagtttggatgtacacgatgagacgaatcttttgagcctaattagggcatgattagccataagtgctacagtaacccacatgtgctaatgatgcgtcAAAGGcatcaaaaaattcgtcttgcggtttccaagtgagttctgaaattagttttttaattagtgtttgaaaagccctcccgacatctggtcaaacattaATGgaacacccaaaaattttcgttTTTGGGAACTAATCGCACCCTTAGCAAAAAAATTTCGtaaaattttacatttttgtGTTTTTATGTTTACGAGGTGGCAACAGACGGGGGAGGAGAAGCTGCCAAGTTCGGTGACGACGGGGGCGACGACGGCCACGAGCCGATCCCCTGGCGCATCGCGAAAAACGACCGGACcggccgctcgccgctcgcgaCGGAAGAAACAAACAAAACCCAGGCAGGCGAGTCAAAGACCGTCCAAATCCCAGCCACACAGCCCGGCCCGCCCGCCGATGGGCTCGCTCAtcgaagcccccccccccccccaccccagcGCGCACGTATAATAGGCTGCCTTCCGCTCCCGTCACCGGCGACGCGCGCGCAGGGCTACCCGCAGCAGCAGTCGTAGTAGAGTAggcaaccagcagcagcagcagcagcaggaagagcACGCTAGAGCCGCCGCCTACCGCTTTCCCGCCCGCTTGATTCCCGCTTGATTtgcctcctccaccagccggCGGCCGACGGCCGGGAGCAACCCAAAAAGTCAGAGGGGAATTGGCCCACGGCCGGGCCGCCCGCAGCGGAGCCGGGACGAGGCGAGGTGAGGTGAGCGGAGGCCATCAGGGGGGGGCCACGCGGCGTCATGGCCCAGCATATATacgccaccaccagcagcagcgggTGCGCGACCCCGCTGCTCTCCCCcgcgccggccctcctccacctccaccccctcctcccctcgcggTTGCCGCGGCGCCGGACCAGCCCCATGGGCGCGACCGGCCACCTCGcgctgtccgccgccgccgccaagccgcGGAGCGGCCGCGGGCCGTGCGCGGCCGTGCTGGGCGAGCCGCTGCCGGCGCTCGACGACGCCGGCCTCCTCGTCCACCCCAGCGCCGActtcgccgcccgcgccctcgTCTCCTCCGAGCAGCAGGTGATCATTCCACCGCGTTCTCTTTGTCCCGATCCGCGTGTACGGAACGGGTGGCGCGCGTTCGCGCCGCGGGGGTCTGTGTGTGCGGCTGGTCGTGATccgagccccgccgcgcctgCGTTGCGTGGTCAGATAACGCGGACAGggactactagaaaacaagctgCTGCATATGGCTGGGCTCTGGACTGGGACCTTGCTGACCTGTGCGCGCGTGTTGTTTTCCGTTCTTATTTGTGGCCTCTCGCAGTTCTCGTAGGGTCCATGTACTGGATCCGAGAACTTTCGGTGTCTGCGAGTTGCTGAATTGCTTTAGGTGGTGAATGTGGGGAGTAACTTTGATACTTTTTACCGTGAATGAACTGTGATTCAGTACCGGGAGATGTACCAGAGGTCGATCGACGACCCTGCCGGATTCTGGTCGGAGATCGCGGAGGAGTTCTACTGGGAGCAGCGGTGGAACCCTGACGAAGTTTGCTCCGAGAACCTCGACGTGACCAAGGGACCAATCAAGATCGAAGTAAGCGGTTGATTGGTTTCAATGATTGTCTCTTGCTGGTGGGGGGAGGGTAAGTGGATCTTGATGGCTGTTTGTTGCTTGGAACTGGCAGTGGTTCAAAGGTGGGAGGACCAACATATGCTACAATGCGGTGGACCGCAATGTGGAGTCAGGGAACGGGGACAAGATTGCCATGTACTGGGAGGGGAACGAGCCCAGTCAGGACGGGAAGCTCACATACTCTGAGCTCTTGGACAAGGTTTGCCAGGTAAACCTCCGTTCTCTTCTCTACCAACACAAATGCATGCGGTGTGACAGGGATGTTTACAGAGGCCAGAGGAGCCTAATATATTTTGTTGTGCTTTGTGGTAGCTGGCGAATTACCTGAAAAGCGTTGGCGTTGGAAAGGGTGACGCTGTGGTGATCTACCTGCCGATGTTGATGGAGCTGCCCATTGCAATGCTTGCATGTGCTCGGATTGGTGCTGTTCACTCGGTAACTGTTATACCATTTTGCTCTGCTAATTGTTCTGAATGATCCTGTGTATGTTTGCCTGTTATGATGCTGGATTATGTTCAGGTTGTGTTTGCTGGCTTCTCTGCTGATGCACTAGCACAGAGAATTGTTGACTGCAAGCCTAAGGCTGTGATTACCTGCAACGCTGTGAAAAGGGGGCTGAAACTCATCCCTCTGAAAGATATAGTTGACACTTCTCTGGTTGAAAGTGCAAAGAATGGAGTTAATGTAGGTATGCACTAAAATCTGCCTTTTCTGCGAATGGCTGTCAGACCTGTTTGCAAAACTTGGCTTCAATAAAATTGCATCTAGTCTACTTTGCTCTTGTTCTACATCTTAGGCTCTTAGATTCTAGGGAATTTTACTAATGAAATATCTCATGAAGTTCAAAGCACCAGTATACTCTTGATCAACTCACAGCATGAAGTTTGTTCAGTGTGTATGTACTGATATTGTTTGAACAAATCTAATATGAAATTTTCTGGTGCCGAGAAGGTATTTGCTTGACATATGAAAATCAGTCAGCGCTGAATAAAGTAGACACACAATGGAAACCAGGAAGAGATGTTTGGTGGCAGGTATGTCCAAGACAAACAAGTTCAATTATATTTGATGTTACATCATATTTGCTAGGCGCAGAACATCTGTGTAATTGCAATATCATCTTGAAATTCTCTTGCCGAACACTTCTATTTCATGTTGTATCAATAGATCATTTTTTCCCTGAACAGTGAACGCTTATACCACTGAATATGTGTTATTTGTTACTGAATACATGATTATGTCCCACAGGATGTTGTACCCAATTTCCCAACTAAATGTGATGTGGAATGGGTTGATGCAGAGGATCCATTGTTTCTTCTGTACACAAGTGGCAGCACAGGGAAGCCGAAGGTAGTCTTAACTCTTAACCTCGTAGATTGTTCCTCTACCCCTTTAACCAAACTATCAACATACTATGAACCATACAGGGTGTGTTGCATACAACTGGGGGCTATATGGTCTACTCTGCTACAACGTTTAAGCATGCATTTGACTACAAGCCCGGAGATGTATACTGGTAATATATCTTTGTTGGGCCTTTGGGCAGAGCAAACATTTCTCTAAAGTCATCGGGTCTCTAGCAGCTGCCATTTTCTTACTATTGTTCCTCTGTTTCACTTAAATAAGGTGCACTGCAGACTGTGGTTGGATTACTGGACATAGTTATGTGACATATGGTCCTCTATTGAATGGGGCCTCAGTTCTCATTTTCGAAGGGGTAAGTGCAGAACTTCATTTAGATGATTTGTTATTAACTGTGACTTGTGATTTCTGCTTCTTTTGAATTGTTCTATCTCTAATTTGTCTTCCTGAACGCAACTTCTAGGCTCCAAATTACCCTGATCCCGGTCGGAGTTGGGACATCGTTGACAAATATGGAGTGACAATATTTTATACTGCACCAACACTTATACGCTCACTCATGCGTGATGGTACTGAGGTAACATAGCTTGCTGCTTGATTGATACTATCTGTATTCTCAGTTAAATATGGTAGATCTTTGTAATCATCCTAGAAATGCCTAGTGTTTTATTCAACCCTACTCTTTGTGGTCCAGTTCCTAGAtatgagataaaaaaaattcttaatTTGTTCTACTTTTAAATTATCAACTTGATCGCTAATGTCCATTGACTATTAGCAGTTTTCTATGGAGCTTGCATGCACTATCCACTATTAATAGTAGAAAATATATCTTCAGAGTGATATGGTtcaaataatttaaattttgattgtCAATGTTTCCATCCTGTTTAACCTTCTGAGTTTCCCTTCTCTCTATAGTATGTTGATCGGTACTCTCGCAAGTCCCTCCGAGTGCTTGGAAGTGTGGGTGAGCCAATCAACCCAACCGCATGGAGGTTTGTAATCACAGCGAACTCTTAAAATTCCTATGTGCTGAAA
This sequence is a window from Panicum virgatum strain AP13 chromosome 7K, P.virgatum_v5, whole genome shotgun sequence. Protein-coding genes within it:
- the LOC120640867 gene encoding acetyl-coenzyme A synthetase, chloroplastic/glyoxysomal-like, whose translation is MAQHIYATTSSSGCATPLLSPAPALLHLHPLLPSRLPRRRTSPMGATGHLALSAAAAKPRSGRGPCAAVLGEPLPALDDAGLLVHPSADFAARALVSSEQQYREMYQRSIDDPAGFWSEIAEEFYWEQRWNPDEVCSENLDVTKGPIKIEWFKGGRTNICYNAVDRNVESGNGDKIAMYWEGNEPSQDGKLTYSELLDKVCQLANYLKSVGVGKGDAVVIYLPMLMELPIAMLACARIGAVHSVVFAGFSADALAQRIVDCKPKAVITCNAVKRGLKLIPLKDIVDTSLVESAKNGVNVGICLTYENQSALNKVDTQWKPGRDVWWQDVVPNFPTKCDVEWVDAEDPLFLLYTSGSTGKPKGVLHTTGGYMVYSATTFKHAFDYKPGDVYWCTADCGWITGHSYVTYGPLLNGASVLIFEGAPNYPDPGRSWDIVDKYGVTIFYTAPTLIRSLMRDGTEYVDRYSRKSLRVLGSVGEPINPTAWRWFYDVVGDSRCPISDTWWQTETGGFMITPLPGAWPQKPGSATFPFFGVQPAIVDEKGRELEGECSGYLCIKKSWPGAFRTLYGDKDRYETTYFKPFAGYYFSGDGCSRDKDGYHWLTGRVDDVINVSGHRIGTAEVESALVSHPKCAEAAVVAIDHEVKGQGIYAFVTLVDGVSYSDDLRKSLIMTVRSQIGAFAAPDKIHWAPGLPKTRSGKIMRRILRKIASRQLDELGDTSTLADPGVVDQLIALSDS